The following proteins come from a genomic window of Myroides odoratus DSM 2801:
- a CDS encoding DUF58 domain-containing protein, with amino-acid sequence MKHLFLLPRVYYGFGIIFVLFILAFLFPVLYFITWGLVAVGFILLFTDYFVLFRGKNKVVAQRFLPEKLSNGDDNPIDIQVSNHYSFAIHCEIIDEIPFQFQERNFLLEEELQPEQTKRLTYTLSPKFRGEYHFGKLNIYVRSPLQLVSKRYIFSAGQMLPCYPSFIQMRKYDLIAFAQNKYAFGLKKLRKIGNTTEFEQIKEYVSGDDIRTINWKATAKKNDLMVNQFLDENTETVYAIIDKGRLMQMPFEGMSLLNYAINSTLAIANVVLKKNDRVGMLSFSKKVENRVAASNKRTHLQKIISNLYNLETDFSESDFGHLYSAVKQSITHRSLLLLYTNFESLSSLHRQLPYLRALAKSHLVVVIFFENTELKALTEKKAKNTDEIIDKIIAEKFNFEKRLIANELTKYGIQSILTTPQNLSIETINMYLKIKAKGF; translated from the coding sequence CATAACATGGGGACTTGTAGCCGTGGGGTTTATTCTTCTTTTTACTGACTATTTTGTTCTATTTCGTGGGAAAAACAAAGTAGTTGCGCAACGTTTTTTACCAGAAAAATTATCAAATGGAGATGACAATCCCATTGATATCCAAGTATCGAATCACTATTCTTTTGCGATTCATTGCGAAATCATTGATGAGATTCCATTCCAGTTTCAAGAACGCAACTTCCTCCTTGAGGAAGAATTACAACCCGAACAAACCAAGCGCTTAACCTATACCTTATCTCCTAAATTTAGAGGGGAATATCACTTTGGAAAACTCAACATATATGTGCGTTCTCCCCTACAATTGGTATCCAAACGCTATATTTTTTCAGCAGGTCAGATGCTTCCGTGTTATCCTTCTTTTATTCAAATGAGGAAATACGACTTGATTGCTTTTGCCCAAAATAAATATGCCTTTGGGTTAAAAAAGTTACGCAAAATCGGAAATACCACTGAATTTGAACAGATTAAAGAGTATGTTTCCGGAGATGATATTCGCACCATTAACTGGAAAGCAACCGCAAAGAAAAACGATTTAATGGTCAATCAGTTTCTCGATGAGAATACAGAAACGGTCTATGCGATTATTGATAAAGGCCGTTTGATGCAAATGCCCTTTGAAGGAATGAGTTTACTCAACTACGCCATCAACTCTACCCTTGCTATTGCGAATGTAGTATTGAAAAAAAATGATCGCGTCGGCATGCTTTCTTTTTCTAAAAAGGTAGAAAATAGGGTTGCCGCTTCCAACAAGCGAACGCACTTACAAAAAATCATTTCCAATTTATACAACTTGGAAACTGATTTTAGCGAAAGTGATTTTGGTCATTTGTATAGTGCAGTAAAACAATCCATTACGCACCGTAGTTTATTGTTACTCTACACCAATTTCGAATCACTGTCTAGTTTACATCGTCAATTGCCTTATTTGCGTGCCTTAGCGAAAAGCCATCTGGTAGTCGTGATCTTTTTTGAGAATACAGAGCTTAAAGCCCTAACGGAAAAGAAGGCTAAAAATACAGATGAAATAATAGACAAAATTATTGCAGAAAAATTTAACTTTGAAAAGCGTTTAATCGCCAATGAATTGACGAAATACGGAATACAGAGTATTCTGACAACTCCTCAAAACCTATCTATTGAAACGATTAATATGTACCTCAAAATCAAGGCAAAAGGTTTCTAA
- a CDS encoding TrmH family RNA methyltransferase, giving the protein MITKKIESTQNPLIKTILQLQDKARARKKEGLFIIEGLRELELAQAGAYQLNTLLFCPDILPFEQVQPFIGAQTTCIEISRDVYQKLAYRDSTEGVLALAQPKTHALDQLQLPENPLILVAEATEKPGNIGAMLRTADAANIDAVIIANPRTDLYNPNIIRSSVGCLFTNQIAVATTEEAIAFLKDRGIHTYAATLQNSCSYHTQDYTTPTAFVVGTEATGLTEPWRASSTQNIIIPMSGTIDSMNVSVAASILLFEAKRQRDFK; this is encoded by the coding sequence ATGATTACAAAAAAAATAGAAAGCACACAAAACCCCCTAATAAAGACGATTCTTCAATTACAAGATAAAGCAAGAGCGCGCAAAAAAGAAGGTTTATTTATCATTGAAGGCTTACGCGAGCTCGAACTGGCACAAGCAGGTGCCTATCAATTGAACACCTTGTTGTTTTGCCCAGACATCTTGCCTTTTGAACAAGTGCAACCTTTTATTGGAGCACAGACAACGTGTATTGAAATTTCCAGAGACGTCTATCAAAAATTAGCGTATCGCGATTCTACGGAAGGTGTATTGGCTTTAGCACAGCCAAAAACACATGCTTTAGATCAATTGCAATTACCCGAAAACCCACTTATCCTCGTAGCGGAAGCGACAGAAAAACCAGGAAATATTGGCGCGATGCTACGCACCGCTGATGCAGCTAATATTGATGCTGTAATTATCGCTAACCCGCGAACAGATTTATACAATCCCAATATTATCCGCTCTAGCGTCGGTTGTTTATTTACCAACCAAATTGCCGTAGCGACCACAGAAGAAGCCATTGCCTTTTTAAAAGATCGCGGCATTCACACGTATGCAGCTACGTTACAAAACTCGTGCAGCTACCACACCCAAGACTACACCACACCCACGGCTTTTGTAGTTGGAACTGAAGCCACTGGCTTAACAGAACCATGGCGAGCAAGCAGTACACAGAATATCATCATACCTATGAGTGGTACCATTGATTCTATGAATGTATCTGTTGCAGCCTCTATTCTATTGTTTGAAGCAAAAAGACAACGCGATTTTAAGTAA